The Myroides fluvii region AAGCGAGTGCAAATATAGGTAAATTCAATAAAATAATCCTAATTTTTTTTGCTAAATTATTGGTGCAATGTACTTTAGTTATAGAAATACCTTCAGTATTAGGCTAAAGAAAACGCAGTCTTTTACTAGATTAAAATTTGATAAAAGTACTGAAACCAAAGGAATTAACCCGCCTTTTTTCCTGGTGACTTGCTGGTTTTTTACTTCACTAGGAGAGTAACTGAAGTGCTTTTTAAAGGCCGTGCTAAAGTGGTTCTGCGTTTTATAACCTAGCTTATCTGCAATAGCAGCAATGGATAGATCCGTTTCAAGGAGTAGTTGTTTGGCTTGTATCATCTTGAATTGCGTTACATAACCATAGACTGTTGTGCCAAATAAAAGCTTAAAATACGTTTTAAGCTTGAACTCATTGGTGCCAATTTGTTTAGCTAATTCTTTTAAAGTATAGGGGGTACATAATTTTTTTGTAATTAGTTGCTTAGCTAAGTGCATTTTCTCCCTGTCTTCTTTAGAAATCTTAATGTCGATCGGTACTGGATAGGTACATTGTTCGAGTTGCAAGAACAATAGTTCTTCTATTTTATTTTGCAGGTAAAATTTTCTAAAAATCCCCTTTCGCTTGCATTGCGTGATGATGTGTATAATATCCAGCATCTCAGGTTTAATGAATTGACTCTTGTGGAGTAAATTCTCTAGTGTATCTAAATCTTGTAGTGGGGGGGAAGTGTATTGGATATTTAATTTTTGTAAGAGAGCCATATAAGGATCTAAGGGAATAAAAATGGAGATATAATACATCGTAAAGTCAGAAGGAGGAAGTTGAAAGTGTCTCGTTCCTTGAGGTACTAGTCGCAAGAGATGGTGATTGTAAGTAAAGGCATCATCCATAATAAACAACATTTGTACGCCCTCTTGATTGGTAACAAACTCAATGTCGAGGACTTGTTTTGTGCGGGTAGTATATGTGTTGATGCAAAAGGGGTCTACAATTGAATACGTATTTTGGATGGTTCCATACTGATCATCTGTGAATACCTGAGTTTGTTCTTCAGAAACCGTGAGGGGTGTCGAGGAAGAAAAGAACGCATGATCAGCTAATTTAAAATTGACCTTTTTGATGGTAGTAGTTAGTCGCATAATATAAGAAGTAAGCTAATTTCTATTTAGACAAAGTAAAAATAATACTTTTTTTGAACATGTTAATCCCAATCTGAAAGATAATGTACAAGAGGAGACCAGTATTTTTGTGAAAAATTTAGTAACAGAGGCTCGTGATTTACTTATTTGTAAGTTTTCTTTAATAAAAGGCATGAGATTCAAAAAAAAATACTTTGTGTTGATGCGTAGTAATCTGAATACAATGAAACAAAAATCCTTCTTTTTTTATTTTATGCTTGCTTTTCTTCTTTTGGGGACAAATGCGCTACAAGCAAATGAACGAACTCTATCAGGGGTAATTCGAAACGATAAAAAACACCCTATCTCCTATGCTATAGTCAAGTTGACAGCATTGAACAAGCAAGTTTTAACGAATGAGCAAGGAGAATTTCAATTTCAAGAAGTCGCGTACGGACGCTATCAATTGGAAGTTAATTCAATGGAAATTAAGAGTTTTGGGGTTTTTGTGGATTATAAATCTGGTCGAGATTTCTTTGTGTTAACTGCGGAATCTTCAGCAGCAACTCATTTAGACGAAATGATTATTCGGGTTCAAAATGAAAAGCGCAAGATAGAGACTGGTGGTTATGCTGTGCAGGTAATTGAACCCCAGCATCTAGCAATGCAATCCATACAAACCAATGAATTGTTAGATCGTACTGCTGGTGTAAAAATTAGGCAAGACGGAGGGTTAGGTTCGCGCGTTAATTACAACATCAATGGACTGTCAGGGCGTTCTATTAAAATATTTATTGATGGCATTCCTGCAGAAAATTATGGTAGTTCTTTTTCTTTAAATAGCATTCCTCCTGCTTTAATTGAACGCATTGAAGTATACAAAGGCGTAGTGCCTATTTATCTATCTCAAGATGCACTTGGTGGTGCAATTAATGTAGTTTTAAAACAGAAAATAAAAAATTCACTAAACCTAAGTGGCTCGTATGGTTCTTTTAATACACATCAGTATAATGTAAATGGTAGTTTTCGAGAAGATAATGGTTTTACAGTAAATGCCAATGGTTTCTTTAACTACAGTGATAATGATTATCGCGTATATGGTAAACATATACGAATGGTTGATGAGAATGCAAAAGTAACCAATCCGAAGAATGGAGCGAGACGCTTTCACGATGCTTATAAATCCTATGGAGGTAAAGTGGATTTTGGCTTCACAGATGTCAAATGGGCCGATAAATTTTTAATTGGTGGAGTAATCTCTGGATATACGAAAGAAATTCAACATGGCAGTACAATGGAAAAAGTATATGGAAATCGCCTTGCGAAAAGAGATTCTTATATTTCAACGCTTACGTATGCAAAAAAGAATGTTGGAATTAGTGGTTTAGCGGTTAATATAGATGCTTCTTATAGCGATTTAACTCGCCAAGTAATTGATACAGTTGCCACAATGTATGATTGGAGCGGAAAACCAATTAGAGATTCAGAAGGCAATATAGCCAAATATAATACAGGCGCAGAAGTAGCGGCTCAAAAGACACTGGAAAAAAATAGAGATAAAATAGCTGCCTTACGTGCCAATATAGCTTATGAATTTGTAGAAAATAACGTGCTAAGTGTCAATTATTTTTTCAATAAGTTTAAACGAGATATTAGCGATGAATTACAACCTGTATCCCTACAAAAACTGGTTAATACTCGTGATTTAGAAAAAGATATTGTGTCTTTTAGTTATGAGAATAGGGCATTGAATCAAAAATTGCGTACCACTTTGTTCTATAAAATGTATCATCAAAAGGCAATTTCTAATGAACCGTATAAAGATGAACAGAAGCCCTTGGTAGGCGATTTGTATAAAGTGAATCGAATTACAAAGAGAACAAGTTTTAATGGATATGGTATCAGCATGTCATATCGTTTGTTTGATCAGTTTTATTTTTTAGGATCGGTAGAAAAAGCAATTCGCCTGCCAGATGAAACAGAATTATTCGGAAGTAATGCGGATAATCTTTTGCCTTCATTTGGACTGAACCCTGAGGAAAGTACAAATTTCAATATTGGATTTAATTCCGGTGTTTTTTACTTCCGTGACCATGGGATTAGTTTAAATGCTACTTTCTTTCAGCGCGATGTAAAAGGAATGATTCGAGAAGCTCTTGATTCCAGAGGTGTATTTACACAATATGAAAATTTAGATGACGTGCTGAGTAAAGGAGTTGATGTTGAATTCAACTACTCTTATAAGGAACGATTAAACGTAAGCTTATCAGTGTCTAAGTTTGATGTATTGTTTAATAAGAAATATAATAAGGATGGAGCAGTCTATAATTATTATAAAACTCAAATACGCAATGAACCTTCTTTTAAGTATAATGCAAATTTGAGCTATGTGTTTAAAAATGTGATAGATAAAGGGGATAGGCTAGGTGTAAATTACAATGTGTATTACGTTGAGAAATTTTTGCGTAACTGGTCTAATGTTGGAGGGAAAAATTTAGATGAAATCCCAACTCAATCTCCCCATGATATTGGATTATCATATGAATTCTCAGGGGGTAAGATGAGTTTGAGTTTAAACGCAAAAAATATTTTTAATCAGCGTATTTATGACAATTTCGGGCTACAAAAGCCAGGACGCGCTTTTTATGGAAAAGTAACATATTCAATTTTTTAATTTATAAAGTAAAATGAAAATTCAATTTTTTAAAACGTCAGTTTTAGTAGCTTCTTTAGCCTTATTGTCTATAGGTTGTTCTTCAGATGACAATGCAGCTCCTGATTCAAATCCTCCTGGTGGAGGAAATGAGGTAAATAAACAATTCCAATTGGCTTATGCTAGTGGTTCTGGTTCTCAGTCTGCTACTTACTTACAAGGAGTAGCTAGTTTAAATGAAGGAGAAGTGAGTTTCGCCAATTCAGGATACCAAATGCCCTCATCGAGAACTTCGCGTATCTTTGTTTCGGAAGATGGAAAATACGTGTATAATTTGAATTATACTGTTGGTGATTTGCGTAAGTACGAGCACTTAGGAGGACAAGATTATAAAGAAATTGGCAATATTGATTCTTCACCAGTAATTGGGACATCCAGAGGTAGATTTACAAAAGTCAATGAGAAGTTAGGATCTATCCACCATGCTGAAGCAAAGCCTCAATATGAAGGTGCTGATGGGTCAGGAGCATATCTAGGCCATAAAATTACGGCTAGTATTGCATTAATTGATTTAGAACAGTGGTCTTTTTTACCAGGAGCTAAAAAGGAAATAAACGTACAGTTAGATGCCGAATTAACTAGAAAGGGGTATTTTATCAATCGAATTGATGCGCCAGTGTT contains the following coding sequences:
- a CDS encoding helix-turn-helix domain-containing protein, with product MRLTTTIKKVNFKLADHAFFSSSTPLTVSEEQTQVFTDDQYGTIQNTYSIVDPFCINTYTTRTKQVLDIEFVTNQEGVQMLFIMDDAFTYNHHLLRLVPQGTRHFQLPPSDFTMYYISIFIPLDPYMALLQKLNIQYTSPPLQDLDTLENLLHKSQFIKPEMLDIIHIITQCKRKGIFRKFYLQNKIEELLFLQLEQCTYPVPIDIKISKEDREKMHLAKQLITKKLCTPYTLKELAKQIGTNEFKLKTYFKLLFGTTVYGYVTQFKMIQAKQLLLETDLSIAAIADKLGYKTQNHFSTAFKKHFSYSPSEVKNQQVTRKKGGLIPLVSVLLSNFNLVKDCVFFSLILKVFL
- a CDS encoding TonB-dependent receptor; this translates as MRFKKKYFVLMRSNLNTMKQKSFFFYFMLAFLLLGTNALQANERTLSGVIRNDKKHPISYAIVKLTALNKQVLTNEQGEFQFQEVAYGRYQLEVNSMEIKSFGVFVDYKSGRDFFVLTAESSAATHLDEMIIRVQNEKRKIETGGYAVQVIEPQHLAMQSIQTNELLDRTAGVKIRQDGGLGSRVNYNINGLSGRSIKIFIDGIPAENYGSSFSLNSIPPALIERIEVYKGVVPIYLSQDALGGAINVVLKQKIKNSLNLSGSYGSFNTHQYNVNGSFREDNGFTVNANGFFNYSDNDYRVYGKHIRMVDENAKVTNPKNGARRFHDAYKSYGGKVDFGFTDVKWADKFLIGGVISGYTKEIQHGSTMEKVYGNRLAKRDSYISTLTYAKKNVGISGLAVNIDASYSDLTRQVIDTVATMYDWSGKPIRDSEGNIAKYNTGAEVAAQKTLEKNRDKIAALRANIAYEFVENNVLSVNYFFNKFKRDISDELQPVSLQKLVNTRDLEKDIVSFSYENRALNQKLRTTLFYKMYHQKAISNEPYKDEQKPLVGDLYKVNRITKRTSFNGYGISMSYRLFDQFYFLGSVEKAIRLPDETELFGSNADNLLPSFGLNPEESTNFNIGFNSGVFYFRDHGISLNATFFQRDVKGMIREALDSRGVFTQYENLDDVLSKGVDVEFNYSYKERLNVSLSVSKFDVLFNKKYNKDGAVYNYYKTQIRNEPSFKYNANLSYVFKNVIDKGDRLGVNYNVYYVEKFLRNWSNVGGKNLDEIPTQSPHDIGLSYEFSGGKMSLSLNAKNIFNQRIYDNFGLQKPGRAFYGKVTYSIF